The following coding sequences are from one Acipenser ruthenus chromosome 7, fAciRut3.2 maternal haplotype, whole genome shotgun sequence window:
- the LOC117415384 gene encoding uncharacterized protein C10orf105-like, whose translation MSATGNSSVSVPPLGSLQTLLPSPSPSLAPAPLPSPALPILLAVLCIVLLFITCALFLALCKPASLEEARYGPRECMPYHSADASEPQLRLWKRLGSLRSSLSSFRRTRPLSLAQRPLQRRTRQHAQQQLSPRCAEQQLQIIESTKM comes from the coding sequence ATGAGCGCGACAGGGAATAGCTCAGTGTCCGTCCCTCCGCTGGGCTCCCTGCAGACTCTTCTTCCCTCCCCCAGCCCCAGCCTGgcccctgcccccctgcccagccctgccctgcccatCCTGCTGGCTGTGCTGTGCATCGTCCTGCTCTTCATCACCTGCGCTCTCTTCCTAGCGCTCTGCAAGCCTGCCTCTCTGGAGGAGGCTCGCTACGGGCCGCGGGAGTGCATGCCATACCACTCCGCTGACGCCAGCGAGCCACAGCTACGGCTCTGGAAGAGGCTGGGGTCCCTCCGGAGCTCCCTGTCCTCTTTCCGCCGCACCCGGCCCCTGTCCCTggcacagcgccccctgcagcgCAGGACTCGACAACACGCCCAGCAGCAGCTCAGCCCGCGGTGTGCAGAACAGCAGCTCCAGATCATTGAGTCTACGAAGATGTGA